A genomic region of Notamacropus eugenii isolate mMacEug1 chromosome 3, mMacEug1.pri_v2, whole genome shotgun sequence contains the following coding sequences:
- the NPFF gene encoding pro-FMRFamide-related neuropeptide FF, with protein sequence MEAGRVAVLLALMLVGRGHAGGPESAREGVGDHLLMEEENMPPPKPDAQTPEVLLRSLLQSMQRPDRSPAFLFQPQRFGRDARRSPGRQWLSPLAGEDPNPLFWSLAAPQRFGKK encoded by the exons ATGGAGGCTGGCCGTGTGGCGGTGCTGCTGGCGCTGATGCTAGTGGGGAGGGGCCACGCTGGAGGACCAGAGAGCGCCAGAGAAGGAGTCGGGGACCATCTTCTCATG GAGGAAGAGAACATGCCCCCTCCTAAACCCGATGCCCAGACACCCGAGGTTCTCCTGCGCTCCTTGCTACAAAGTATGCAGAGGCCTGACCGGAGCCCAGCCTTTCTGTTCCAGCCCCAGAG GTTTGGCCGGGATGCCCGGAGGAGCCCTGGCAGGCAATGGCTGAGCCCCCTGGCCGGGGAGGATCCAAACCCTCTGTTCTGGAGTCTGGCTGCCCCACAACGCTTTGGCAAGAAGTGA
- the TARBP2 gene encoding RISC-loading complex subunit TARBP2 isoform X1, with the protein MLVGGGGGGGSGRAEPAVTVAPAGTEEGMSEEEQGSGIITAYGLPSIEQMLAASPGKTPISLLQEYGTRIGKTPVYDLLKAEGQAHQPNFTFRVTVGDTSCTGEGASGALARGQGPSKKAAKHKAAEVALKHLKGGNMLEPFLEDGRSPSVEVKAPVSPQQSECNPVGALQELVVQKGWRLPEYTVTQESGPAHRKEFTMTCRVERFIEIGSGTSKKLAKRNAAAKMLLRVHTVPLDPRDGPEAEPDDDHFSIGIGSRMDGLRGRSPGCTWDSLRNSAGEKILSLRSCPLGSLGPGCCNVLSELSEEQAFHVSYLDIDELSLSGLCQCLVELSTQPATVCHGSAPTREAARGEAARHALQYLKIMAGGK; encoded by the exons ATGCTCgttggcggcggcggcggcggcggctcggGGCGCGCGGAGCCTGCAGTCACGGTGGCGCCCGCAGGGACGGAGGAGGGAATGAGTGAGGAGGAGCAGGGTTCCGGGATCATCACAGCCTACGGACTCCCCAG TATAGAGCAAATGCTGGCGGCCAGTCCCGGCAAGACCCCAATCAGCCTTCTGCAGGAGTATGGCACCAGAATAGGCAAGACTCCCGTGTACGACCTCCTCAAAGCCGAGGGCCAAGCCCACCAGCCCAATTTCACCTTCCGAGTCACCGTCGGTGACACCAGCTGCACTGGTGAGGGGGCGTCGGGTGCCCTGGCCAGGG GTCAGGGCCCCAGCAAGAAAGCTGCCAAACACAAAGCAGCTGAGGTGGCCCTCAAACACTTGAAGGGAGGAAACATGTTGGAGCCGTTTCTGGAGGATGGAAG GAGCCCTTCTGTGGAGGTCAAGGCTCCGGTTTCTCCCCAGCAGTCTGAATGTAACCCTGTGGGGGCTTTACAG GAGCTGGTGGTACAGAAAGGCTGGCGGCTGCCAGAGTACACAGTGACCCAAGAATCAGGCCCAGCGCACCGAAAGGAATTCACCATGACCTGCCGGGTGGAACGTTTCATCGAGATTG GCAGTGGCACCTCCAAGAAATTGGCCAAACGCAATGCAGCCGCCAAGATGCTATTGAGGGTGCACACTGTGCCCCTGGACCCCAGGGATGGGCCTGAGGCCGAGCCTGATGATGACCACTTCTCCATC GGTATCGGCTCCCGTATGGACGGCCTTCGGGGCCGCAGCCCGGGCTGCACCTGGGACTCTCTTCGCAATTCAGCTGGAGAGAAGATCCTGTCCCTCCGCAGCTGTCCCCTTGGCTCTCTGGGCCCCGGCTGTTGCAATGTCCTCAGTGAGCTTTCTGAGGAACAGGCCTTCCATGTCAGCTACCTGGACATTG atGAGCTGAGTCTGAGCGGGCTCTGTCAATGCCTGGTGGAACTGTCTACGCAGCCAGCCACAGTATGCCACGGCTCGGCACCCACCCGGGAAGCTGCCCGTGGGGAGGCTGCCCGTCACGCTCTGCAGTACCTCAAGATCATGGCTGGGGGCAAGTGA
- the TARBP2 gene encoding RISC-loading complex subunit TARBP2 isoform X3, which yields MLAASPGKTPISLLQEYGTRIGKTPVYDLLKAEGQAHQPNFTFRVTVGDTSCTGEGASGALARGQGPSKKAAKHKAAEVALKHLKGGNMLEPFLEDGRSPSVEVKAPVSPQQSECNPVGALQELVVQKGWRLPEYTVTQESGPAHRKEFTMTCRVERFIEIGSGTSKKLAKRNAAAKMLLRVHTVPLDPRDGPEAEPDDDHFSIGIGSRMDGLRGRSPGCTWDSLRNSAGEKILSLRSCPLGSLGPGCCNVLSELSEEQAFHVSYLDIDELSLSGLCQCLVELSTQPATVCHGSAPTREAARGEAARHALQYLKIMAGGK from the exons ATGCTGGCGGCCAGTCCCGGCAAGACCCCAATCAGCCTTCTGCAGGAGTATGGCACCAGAATAGGCAAGACTCCCGTGTACGACCTCCTCAAAGCCGAGGGCCAAGCCCACCAGCCCAATTTCACCTTCCGAGTCACCGTCGGTGACACCAGCTGCACTGGTGAGGGGGCGTCGGGTGCCCTGGCCAGGG GTCAGGGCCCCAGCAAGAAAGCTGCCAAACACAAAGCAGCTGAGGTGGCCCTCAAACACTTGAAGGGAGGAAACATGTTGGAGCCGTTTCTGGAGGATGGAAG GAGCCCTTCTGTGGAGGTCAAGGCTCCGGTTTCTCCCCAGCAGTCTGAATGTAACCCTGTGGGGGCTTTACAG GAGCTGGTGGTACAGAAAGGCTGGCGGCTGCCAGAGTACACAGTGACCCAAGAATCAGGCCCAGCGCACCGAAAGGAATTCACCATGACCTGCCGGGTGGAACGTTTCATCGAGATTG GCAGTGGCACCTCCAAGAAATTGGCCAAACGCAATGCAGCCGCCAAGATGCTATTGAGGGTGCACACTGTGCCCCTGGACCCCAGGGATGGGCCTGAGGCCGAGCCTGATGATGACCACTTCTCCATC GGTATCGGCTCCCGTATGGACGGCCTTCGGGGCCGCAGCCCGGGCTGCACCTGGGACTCTCTTCGCAATTCAGCTGGAGAGAAGATCCTGTCCCTCCGCAGCTGTCCCCTTGGCTCTCTGGGCCCCGGCTGTTGCAATGTCCTCAGTGAGCTTTCTGAGGAACAGGCCTTCCATGTCAGCTACCTGGACATTG atGAGCTGAGTCTGAGCGGGCTCTGTCAATGCCTGGTGGAACTGTCTACGCAGCCAGCCACAGTATGCCACGGCTCGGCACCCACCCGGGAAGCTGCCCGTGGGGAGGCTGCCCGTCACGCTCTGCAGTACCTCAAGATCATGGCTGGGGGCAAGTGA
- the TARBP2 gene encoding RISC-loading complex subunit TARBP2 isoform X2: MLVGGGGGGGSGRAEPAVTVAPAGTEEGMSEEEQGSGIITAYGLPSIEQMLAASPGKTPISLLQEYGTRIGKTPVYDLLKAEGQAHQPNFTFRVTVGDTSCTGQGPSKKAAKHKAAEVALKHLKGGNMLEPFLEDGRSPSVEVKAPVSPQQSECNPVGALQELVVQKGWRLPEYTVTQESGPAHRKEFTMTCRVERFIEIGSGTSKKLAKRNAAAKMLLRVHTVPLDPRDGPEAEPDDDHFSIGIGSRMDGLRGRSPGCTWDSLRNSAGEKILSLRSCPLGSLGPGCCNVLSELSEEQAFHVSYLDIDELSLSGLCQCLVELSTQPATVCHGSAPTREAARGEAARHALQYLKIMAGGK; this comes from the exons ATGCTCgttggcggcggcggcggcggcggctcggGGCGCGCGGAGCCTGCAGTCACGGTGGCGCCCGCAGGGACGGAGGAGGGAATGAGTGAGGAGGAGCAGGGTTCCGGGATCATCACAGCCTACGGACTCCCCAG TATAGAGCAAATGCTGGCGGCCAGTCCCGGCAAGACCCCAATCAGCCTTCTGCAGGAGTATGGCACCAGAATAGGCAAGACTCCCGTGTACGACCTCCTCAAAGCCGAGGGCCAAGCCCACCAGCCCAATTTCACCTTCCGAGTCACCGTCGGTGACACCAGCTGCACTG GTCAGGGCCCCAGCAAGAAAGCTGCCAAACACAAAGCAGCTGAGGTGGCCCTCAAACACTTGAAGGGAGGAAACATGTTGGAGCCGTTTCTGGAGGATGGAAG GAGCCCTTCTGTGGAGGTCAAGGCTCCGGTTTCTCCCCAGCAGTCTGAATGTAACCCTGTGGGGGCTTTACAG GAGCTGGTGGTACAGAAAGGCTGGCGGCTGCCAGAGTACACAGTGACCCAAGAATCAGGCCCAGCGCACCGAAAGGAATTCACCATGACCTGCCGGGTGGAACGTTTCATCGAGATTG GCAGTGGCACCTCCAAGAAATTGGCCAAACGCAATGCAGCCGCCAAGATGCTATTGAGGGTGCACACTGTGCCCCTGGACCCCAGGGATGGGCCTGAGGCCGAGCCTGATGATGACCACTTCTCCATC GGTATCGGCTCCCGTATGGACGGCCTTCGGGGCCGCAGCCCGGGCTGCACCTGGGACTCTCTTCGCAATTCAGCTGGAGAGAAGATCCTGTCCCTCCGCAGCTGTCCCCTTGGCTCTCTGGGCCCCGGCTGTTGCAATGTCCTCAGTGAGCTTTCTGAGGAACAGGCCTTCCATGTCAGCTACCTGGACATTG atGAGCTGAGTCTGAGCGGGCTCTGTCAATGCCTGGTGGAACTGTCTACGCAGCCAGCCACAGTATGCCACGGCTCGGCACCCACCCGGGAAGCTGCCCGTGGGGAGGCTGCCCGTCACGCTCTGCAGTACCTCAAGATCATGGCTGGGGGCAAGTGA
- the TARBP2 gene encoding RISC-loading complex subunit TARBP2 isoform X4 — MLAASPGKTPISLLQEYGTRIGKTPVYDLLKAEGQAHQPNFTFRVTVGDTSCTGQGPSKKAAKHKAAEVALKHLKGGNMLEPFLEDGRSPSVEVKAPVSPQQSECNPVGALQELVVQKGWRLPEYTVTQESGPAHRKEFTMTCRVERFIEIGSGTSKKLAKRNAAAKMLLRVHTVPLDPRDGPEAEPDDDHFSIGIGSRMDGLRGRSPGCTWDSLRNSAGEKILSLRSCPLGSLGPGCCNVLSELSEEQAFHVSYLDIDELSLSGLCQCLVELSTQPATVCHGSAPTREAARGEAARHALQYLKIMAGGK, encoded by the exons ATGCTGGCGGCCAGTCCCGGCAAGACCCCAATCAGCCTTCTGCAGGAGTATGGCACCAGAATAGGCAAGACTCCCGTGTACGACCTCCTCAAAGCCGAGGGCCAAGCCCACCAGCCCAATTTCACCTTCCGAGTCACCGTCGGTGACACCAGCTGCACTG GTCAGGGCCCCAGCAAGAAAGCTGCCAAACACAAAGCAGCTGAGGTGGCCCTCAAACACTTGAAGGGAGGAAACATGTTGGAGCCGTTTCTGGAGGATGGAAG GAGCCCTTCTGTGGAGGTCAAGGCTCCGGTTTCTCCCCAGCAGTCTGAATGTAACCCTGTGGGGGCTTTACAG GAGCTGGTGGTACAGAAAGGCTGGCGGCTGCCAGAGTACACAGTGACCCAAGAATCAGGCCCAGCGCACCGAAAGGAATTCACCATGACCTGCCGGGTGGAACGTTTCATCGAGATTG GCAGTGGCACCTCCAAGAAATTGGCCAAACGCAATGCAGCCGCCAAGATGCTATTGAGGGTGCACACTGTGCCCCTGGACCCCAGGGATGGGCCTGAGGCCGAGCCTGATGATGACCACTTCTCCATC GGTATCGGCTCCCGTATGGACGGCCTTCGGGGCCGCAGCCCGGGCTGCACCTGGGACTCTCTTCGCAATTCAGCTGGAGAGAAGATCCTGTCCCTCCGCAGCTGTCCCCTTGGCTCTCTGGGCCCCGGCTGTTGCAATGTCCTCAGTGAGCTTTCTGAGGAACAGGCCTTCCATGTCAGCTACCTGGACATTG atGAGCTGAGTCTGAGCGGGCTCTGTCAATGCCTGGTGGAACTGTCTACGCAGCCAGCCACAGTATGCCACGGCTCGGCACCCACCCGGGAAGCTGCCCGTGGGGAGGCTGCCCGTCACGCTCTGCAGTACCTCAAGATCATGGCTGGGGGCAAGTGA